The genomic stretch GTCTCGCTcgctctcttcttttttctctctttctctgatctatgtttttggtttggtttggtttgctCTGTTGCGAAGGACATGCGCGTCGATCTCTTTGGGTTTCAGACGGAAATCGAAGGGACTAGAAATGTTAGAGATCAAAGATCCGGCTATTAAGCTCTTTGGGAAGACTATCCCGTTGCTGGAGAATCAAATTCCGACTGAAACAGGGGAGAAATCGGATCCTGAGTCTCAGTTTCCGGTGGAATCCGAGGATACGGTATGATATGCATATAGCAATACATCTTTTACTCTTTTGTTTCCTGTTTCTAAGCTCCTGCTGCTCTGTTTTTTTGGGGTATGGACTGATTAGGGGATGAATATTCTGAAACTGGTAGTgagattttgatttctttttaaatttgtattatttgagtttcttcttattctttttgggGTTCTGTGTTATTGAATTTTGGCCTCTGTAATTTGAAGTTTCTATTTGATTTATGTGCTGTAATAGAACCTCAAATGTAAGGAAAATATAGAATATATGAAAATTAGGTTAAGTGGGTTGTCCTGATTcttattgtttgatttttcattttcaagagCAAAATACTAATATTTGTTCAGAGGATAATTGAATTGTAGTTAGATTTACTAAAATTTAAAGCAGATAAACTTTTCTATTGGTTTTCAGGGTGTCAGATTTGTTAAGCTTTAGCACCTGTTGTTAGGATGATGTGAAGCCGTAATTGCTTCACATCCCAAATAGGTTATGTGGGCTACCCTGTTTTTTTAGCCTGTTTATTTGTTACAGCAGAAACACAAAGTTGTTGTGGGACTTCCATGAGCTAGTTAACTATATTAACAGGATCTGCAAATTGGGTACTGAGTATATACTATTTACATGCTGCTATATCCTCGTTTCTGCTGACTGCAGATTTTAAGCTTGTTTGCCTGGTTTATGAATTCATCTGCAGTTTTGTCCACTGGTGCTAAATCCTACACATGGGCTGCATTCCTACCCACATGGAAGTTTCTAGTTTGTTTAGAATCTATCGCTGTTgcaataattaattttttccttCAGCTTCTTCCCAAATATAATTAcgtttttttatgatttatttccGGGCAATCAATAAGGAATTTATTCTGTTTCAATCTGAGTTGGCATGGAGTTCCTTAATTAGGTCTTGATATAAAAATTTGTTAGTTATGTGGTTTAAATCCATTTTGTGATACAATTAAAGCTATTAAAATATTAGAATGATGGAATTTATATGAttgtttgaaaatttgatttggataaaCCTTTTTCTGTTTTGGGAGTAACAATTAATTGAAACACTGATTTGTCATTATTTCGTGATTGATGGTTACACCTTCTAGATGCTCATGATGCTAATGATTTCTTATTCATTCATAAATTGCTATGTACtcaaataatttaatttttatttcagggTGCATACagagaaacaaaaaagatagaggatgaggatgaggatggtCCTACAGAAGAGTCTAGAATCCAAGATAAGTCTTTGGGCGATGATAGTAAGGAAGGCAAgcaccaaaatcaaactgaGGTGGAGGAGAAAGCAACAATAGATTCTAAGCACGATGAAGATCAGGGTGATACTGATGTGGCCTCCCAAGAGAAGGTTCTGAAGAAGCCTGACAAGATCCTTCCTTGTCCTCGGTGCAACAGCTTGGATACAAAGTTCTGCTACTTCAATAATTACAACGTTAACCAACCTAGGCACTTCTGTAAGAACTGCCAGAGATATTGGACTGCTGGTGGAACAATGAGAAATGTTCCTGTTGGTGCAGGACGGCGCAAGAATAAGCACTCAGCCTTGCAGTATCGTCATATGATGATGTCCTCTGATGCAATGCCAAGTACCAGGGGTGACAACCCTGATTCATCAAATCATCAAGTTGTCTCCTGTGGGGCCTTGCCCATCCCTTCAAAAACTCTGAAAGGAAATGGGACGGTCCTAAAGTTTGGTCCTGATACACCTCTATGCAACTCTATGGCATCAGTGCTCAATATTGGAGAACAGAAGAGAAAGGTTGAGAATGGAATCGTGGCTTGTgcagaaaatggagaaaacccTTCATGTGTCTCTTCAATGACGGTCTCGACTTGCAAAGAAAATGTTAATCCCAAAAATGTTGCACAGATTCTGCAAAATGGTACACCAGGATGTAATGGGCCTACTCCTACTCATCCTCTCCAATGTTACCCTGGTCCACCTTGGACTTACCCATGGAATCCTGCTTGGAATAATGTAGCCGCGATGCCAGCAGGCCGGTGCTCATCTGAGTTGGTTTATGGACAGGATAGCAGCAATTCAAGTCCAGTCCAATGGGCCTCTCCACCTATGGTCGCAGCTCCTGCCTATTGCACACCAAGCATCTCCTTCCCATTTATGCCACCTTCCTATTGGGGTTGTATGCCTAACTGGCCTCCAGCAGCTGCATGGAATGTACCATGGCTTGGATCTAATGGTAGTCTTTCTTCATCCTCCTCTACCAGCAACAGTGGCCATTCGGGGAATGGTTCACCAACATTAGGGAAGCATTCTAGAGATGTAAGTGTACAAGGGgaagagaagttggagaagAGTCTTTGGGTTCCTAAGACGTTGAGAATTGATGACCCTGACGAGGCTGCAAAGAGTTCTATTTGGGCTACTTTGGGTATTAAGCCGGATCAGAATGAACCAATAACAAAAGGTGGCATTTTCAAAGCTTTCCAGCCCAAAATGGAAGACCAAGTTGCATCAGATGCAACACAGGTGTTACAAGCGAACCCTGCAGCTTTGTCCCGCTCTCAGACATTTCAAGAGACGACATGACTGTGCTGTGCATGCGTGAAGTGGTGTAGAGCTTATATCCATGGCCATGGTTGACTCATGCATACTGGTGGAGCATTTTGTTGTATAGAGCACAAGCTAGCTGCTTTTTCCAGGTGCTGTCTTTCATGGCAGCGATTTATATTTGTACTTGGTTTGGATGGTCAAAAGCCACTAGAATTCACAAGGTTGGTGACACCATCTAAAATGTTTGCGTCGCTATGCTGTAAATAGTAGGGTATAATTAGTGGCAGAGTTTTTATAGTGCTTGATACTTTGCCCAGACTAATAGATTCCAGAATTGTAGTCTCATGCATATGTTTTGGCTTTGAACTGGTGAGAGAAAGAGGGATGCAATTGCAGGTCCCCTCCCCCATCAGTTTAGTTGTTTCTTTTTCCGCCCAATGCTTCCGTCATGTTCATGGCTTATGAGGAGTGCTGCAGCTTTGTAAGCTATGGTCTGAATTTCTTAACTTGAGATCAAGATATTGAATTATCAGCTAACTAATTATTTGTAGGCTCTTGCTTTGAAGAACATCTCTTCTGAATCCTGTAAGAACATAAGTGTGCACTGTTCAACTGCTTTTGCAAGCTTATGATTTGTCTTTTTGGGGATCTGTTAGTGCTAAATCCAGAGTTGATTGTTTGTTGGTATTCTGGGACATCTAGGTACAATATTTAAATTGCAAGATTTAAACAACAGTGGCAGATACTGGATCAACCAATCCAGCCTGTTCTATGACTGATTTCCACAGGTATGATGGCAACTGCTTATCCTGATCCAGATTAGGCAATCTGGCCAGTTAGATCTTGATCCTTGAAACCAGGTCGTATAGAGTGGCCTTGTGCTGGCCCAGATCCTGAATTTTGGCATTCCTAAGCATTCTTGAGGCCTAGTAACTGCTTGGTTAGTTTGTGAGGGCAAAGACACAAGATCCCTTACCGCAGGTAACAATTCAAAATCCAGTTGATTTGGAAAGAGGGTCGTGTGGGTGCTTCACATAGTGAACAGTTCTTGGTTCCTTTTTTGACCTgttccctttcttttccttttaccaTCTCTGCCTACCCTTGAAATTTTAGAAGAATCTCATTTGACTGAAGATTTCAGGATTTGATTGCTGTACTGTGCCTAATACTTTATTGTTCATCTTAAGTTGTTACCGTGGTCTTGTCTTTtgtcactttttcaaaaatcccaCTTGAGGAAAGAAGAGTCAAGTGACTTCTGAAAGGAACACATCCAATTATAGCTGTCCCTCCTCCgtccacaaaaaaaaaggctttaAACTGATCAAAATGTGCATACTTATAAAGCCATGCCTTATGGAATCTATATCAATTTTGAAACACATTACTGCaccatttttaaaattttctagaTCGTCATATAtcctttaatttaaaaaaataaaaaaataaaaaaaatcagatctcTAATAAGCAATAACTTGTTAGGTGTCTCATGATGATGGAGTGTATGACTTATTTTAAATTATCCTAAGTTCCTAACCATGAATTTCTTGGTATTTATTTAAGCAAGAAAGGTTTCTCCACACAGCACTTTAGGAAAGAATCTCCTTGCCGACACTTAGGCCCCTATTGCCTATTGGTAATAATTTCTCTCTGCGATAGTCATCCTGAGCTGGAAGTACTGCTTTTCTTGATCCCTCTCAATGAAATTCATCTCTGGCACTACAAAAAATGAGTCCACGTCCTCTGCACCCACTGGGTGCGTCGGGTAAATACCTGAAGGGGCTCCCAGCCATGCACTAGATGTTCACCGCATCAGTGCGGTGGCTGCAGAGGATGTATAGACTTAAAAACTTATTATTGAAAAATGCTATTTTCACTTTTGGCACTGCCTTTGGTTGCCATCTTATGCACAAGTTCTTGTGATGGGTGTTGGGATTCTTCTTCAAAATGGTGTTTGGAGTGATTTCATTGCGGCTAAGAGTATAGTTGGTGCTGGTATCTCTGCCATGACCGTGGAAGCAGGGGCGGTTCGGGATCATCTTTATGCCTTTGTGATTGCAGTTGGATGTTGTTCTGGTTTACCTGATTgttagatttttctttctttttttttttttttggttaaattgTTTAGCTATTGTTAATGCTCTTAGCAATGGCCTTGGGACTTTAGATTGGGTTCTAGGCTTACGGTTGGTGATGTTTTGGCTTTGATTTCGttgttttaagttgttttgTCACATGTTTCTCACTCTTCCCATAGAGAGGCCTATCTTTTAGCTCAGGGTGCTTCTTGTTTCAATATATACCGGGTTTGATGGATGTCTCCTCCACTTTTTCTTGGACATTTTTTACCTGATTGCAGGTTTTCCTCCACGTTTCGTCCTTTTgtccaaatgaaaaaaaaagaaaaaattcttctAATTTAGGTCAAATTCCAAGTGAAGAAGCCtctttaaagaaaaaaggaaaaagaagagcaaGTTTGAAGCATCTTTCAAAGGGCCCACAGAAACTTATAtgtaccattatttttttaataatcacAGTGTTGGGGTCAGTTTACACGTATCTAGACTAATCtttggggagactagcacaatAACCCATTGCCAACCCACcaccacggtctccacttaaatcatagGTACGTCTAcggcctatccacacaatcctcaaTTCGCTTTTACCATTTAGGCAACCCACAGATGGATATCATATATTGAGtaatcttgaagaaaaaaataaaatgaataaaggCATTTAATTTAGAGTTTCACGAAATAAAAATGGAATATTCATTTATAAAACCTCGTTGAGATAAGCTTAATTATCTAGAAGGCGCACTATTTGAGCCATGACTTAGGATGACGTGATGATTTTCTGACCATTTAATAGAAGTGTCTATGATTTGGATTAACGACGCGTTATATTTAGGTGTCTAAATGACAcatgtattggtatgtatcctTGTATATTTCAATTGCTAATGTTTGCTCATGCACCCTTTCAGGTTCTTAGATTTTTAAAGTTTAATTTTGCACTTAAAAAAAGAACTTACCTTTTAcatgaggctcccactactgcgaggtctggggagggtcataattttTCGCTTAAAAAATACTTATTTGTGCTGAAACTTGACAGGCTAGTAGGGAACATTGGGGTTATCATCTCACAAAATTTGGGTCTTATTCCATTTGCCACATTGCATATattcacgcaattaaaaaatgtTCTCAACTGACGATTGAGGAAACCTATGACCAAAAAGAGTGTGAAAtgtatttggaaattttttattttcttggtttagaTGCATCATTAATTTTGTAGGGATAAATTACATGTGTTTTGTCTTTATGGATCTATCACTCTCAtgaaaaacagatttttttttttgagaaataagaaaaattttaaattctctcatatttttttttctaaatgtttAATTCTTGTTTAAGAAAATTACATTCCCCTCCCATGTACTTTGCCTTAATACCACTTTCCTCCCCACATAATTTCAAAAATACCACTCCCTATGCCTATAgtttaaagattctatcaagTGTACCTTTTCCATTAGATAaccctgttaagtgatgacgTCAACCTTACATTAATTTCTATAGTCTCCAAATTACCCTTTTCTGCACTCATCTTCCTCGACCTCAATGACTTATCTCAAGCAAGCTCGCCACTGCTGCAAATGCTCTCCCTCTCTCATTCACGCCGCTGCAAAG from Macadamia integrifolia cultivar HAES 741 chromosome 14, SCU_Mint_v3, whole genome shotgun sequence encodes the following:
- the LOC122062038 gene encoding cyclic dof factor 2-like, translating into MLEIKDPAIKLFGKTIPLLENQIPTETGEKSDPESQFPVESEDTGAYRETKKIEDEDEDGPTEESRIQDKSLGDDSKEGKHQNQTEVEEKATIDSKHDEDQGDTDVASQEKVLKKPDKILPCPRCNSLDTKFCYFNNYNVNQPRHFCKNCQRYWTAGGTMRNVPVGAGRRKNKHSALQYRHMMMSSDAMPSTRGDNPDSSNHQVVSCGALPIPSKTLKGNGTVLKFGPDTPLCNSMASVLNIGEQKRKVENGIVACAENGENPSCVSSMTVSTCKENVNPKNVAQILQNGTPGCNGPTPTHPLQCYPGPPWTYPWNPAWNNVAAMPAGRCSSELVYGQDSSNSSPVQWASPPMVAAPAYCTPSISFPFMPPSYWGCMPNWPPAAAWNVPWLGSNGSLSSSSSTSNSGHSGNGSPTLGKHSRDVSVQGEEKLEKSLWVPKTLRIDDPDEAAKSSIWATLGIKPDQNEPITKGGIFKAFQPKMEDQVASDATQVLQANPAALSRSQTFQETT